The genomic segment CGGCACCAAGGGCCACCATATTGGCCACCAACTCACGGCCGATATCCTGTCTGGCAATTTTAGTAAAGGGAATAGCCACCGCCCGACTGGTGGGAATTTGCTCCACATAGGTGGAATCAACCACCAAAAGGCCATCGGTCTTTGTCTCATAAAAATAGGCATCACAGGCCGCCTGAGTCATGGCCAAAAGCAGATCCACCTGAAGTGCCTTCGGGTAATCAATGGGTTCATTTGAGATGACAAGCTCTGCCTTACTCTTACCACCTCGGGCCTCCGGACCATAGCTCTGCGTTTGACAGACATGTTTACCATCATAGGCACCGACGGCATCGGCCATGACAACGGCGGCGGTGATAATACCCTGGCCCCAGAACCACTAAAACGAATTTCATAACGGGAGTTTATGTTCATTATTTCATCTCCTTCTGGCTTTCCCTACGC from the Desulfotalea psychrophila LSv54 genome contains:
- a CDS encoding 2-oxoacid:acceptor oxidoreductase family protein, whose translation is MADAVGAYDGKHVCQTQSYGPEARGGKSKAELVISNEPIDYPKALQVDLLLAMTQAACDAYFYETKTDGLLVVDSTYVEQIPTSRAVAIPFTKIARQDIGRELVANMVALGAVGYLSGQVDLKHLEMALLSRVPKGTENMNRDALQAGIAEARRIDLSALPGSIIGDWENEV